Part of the Candidatus Aminicenantes bacterium genome is shown below.
GCGAAAAAGTGCTGACGTCGGAAAAGACTTTTTCCCTCTACAAGATCGCCACCACCGAGTTTGCCGGGCAAGCCGCCTTCGTGGAAGCGCCCATGGACGGGAACCTGCGCTTCGACCTGGAAGCCATGGCCCGGCTCGTCGACGAGAAAACCAAGATCATCTTCATCACCAATCCCAACAACCCGACCGGCACATTTGTCCCGGCCGCCGCCATCCGCCGCTTCATGCAGAAAATTCCCGCGGACCGGATCATCGTGCTGGACAACGCCTACCAGGAATACGTCGATGACCCGGATGATTATGTCACCGGCCTGGACGAGATCAGGGCCGGGAAAAACGTGGTCGTCTTAAGAACCTTCTCCAAGGTGTACGGCTTGGCCGGCCTGCGCGTCGGCTATGCCATGGCCAGGCCGGAAATCATTTCCATCCTCGGCCGCGTCAAGGCGCCGTTTAACGTCACCCGCATCGGCCAGCGGGCGGCCCTGGCATCGCTGGAGAACGACGATTACAAAAACCGCTCCGCCCGCCTGAACCGGGCCAACAAGGCCAAATTGCTCGGCCAGCTGCAAAGCCTTGGCTTGCGCGTGCTTCCGTCGCAGACCAATTTTCTCCTTTTTTTCCCAAGCGGCGACGTGAACGAACTGAATCTCCGCCTCCTCAAGGAAGGGGTGATCATCCGGCCCACCGCCGGGTTCGGCATCCCCGAAGCCATGCGCGTCACGGTGGGCTTGGAAGAGGAAAATGACTTCTTCATCAAAAAACTGAAAAA
Proteins encoded:
- the hisC gene encoding histidinol-phosphate transaminase — translated: MELSVNPNVLQISPYIPGKPVEEIQREFKLKKVIKLASNENMLPIPANVRKAIRDELSQVHGYPDSDNFYLRQRLAELNGLQPGQIIVGAGSVELIHMLIRTFLKGSEKVLTSEKTFSLYKIATTEFAGQAAFVEAPMDGNLRFDLEAMARLVDEKTKIIFITNPNNPTGTFVPAAAIRRFMQKIPADRIIVLDNAYQEYVDDPDDYVTGLDEIRAGKNVVVLRTFSKVYGLAGLRVGYAMARPEIISILGRVKAPFNVTRIGQRAALASLENDDYKNRSARLNRANKAKLLGQLQSLGLRVLPSQTNFLLFFPSGDVNELNLRLLKEGVIIRPTAGFGIPEAMRVTVGLEEENDFFIKKLKKVMPAT